From a single Hymenobacter sp. YIM 151500-1 genomic region:
- a CDS encoding AsmA family protein yields the protein MRKILVGLLLVVVVLVAALALAPVLFKDKLKAAFDRQLAERVRATVLYDPANVDVTLLSTFPDLALRLEQLRVIGQDSFARDTLAYLPRLDVGLDLMSVVSGGPINIKHITLEQPDISLRVLKSGRANWDVYVSDSAAAAKGQDTTAVNLAIKGWEVRNGRLRYEDLTIPFGMQARGITHTGSGDFARNVFDLVSQTTADSFSMQYAGTEYISQKKLTADVTMAMDLGKMLFTFKDNRVQLNDFPATFQGAIGLPNDTDITYDLTFKALETDFKNILSLVPGAYTAQFKDIEAAGKVAFDGYLKGVQNAMKMPGYGLNLQVKDGSFHYPQLPQRARNINVDLAVDNPSGFTNNVKVNVKQFHLDLGQNPIDGNVAIDGLEPMRVDGRVKARVDLAEMLKVYPVQDLLLRGQLLVDGTAKGVYSKTQMPVVQARLNLTNGYVKAKQVPAPIENLTLNGTVTNPTGQLNDTRVDIPQFRMRLDGEPLEGRVATQGVDKMQFDTDVRGVVDLTKLTRIFPLQGMTVTGRLNGNVAAKGNMADVEAGRYQSVVASGTVNAQNVTYKSTDLPQGMRVTRATATFNNNQIALRDMAGFVGSSDIAASGTISNYLGYLFTPGQPLRGNLTVNSSRFNVNEWMVDEVSQKPTVAATGAAPAAAQGVLPVPKYVDLVLNSTVGQVLYDNLKLDNVRGTVTVRDETAQLNNLAFNTLGGAFVTTGSYSSKNLAHPRFNFGLNIKNLDFQNAFRAFNSVKLLLPLASQVEGLFSTNFNVSGEMGPDMMPVYSTLTGKGLFEVVRAAVSGSKVMNQISALTQFQELKRLVVENKDVAAEMLNGNFIVKPFDINVGQIKMTVGGSSNVNGNLEYVTALNVPTGRVGNQLNARLTQLTGVQDLEGTDRVTLGLTIAGSMKDPVVKLSSGSVKAQAKDLVNNIVQAKVDDAKFRLQAKAKVAQDSLQREVARKQEELQEKARLEVEKKRLEAEAKVRDKAKQGLNNLLFGKPKPAPKPAEEQPKAEEPKPSEPTPADSTKTGQ from the coding sequence ATGCGTAAAATTCTAGTTGGACTGCTGCTCGTGGTAGTGGTGCTGGTGGCGGCGCTGGCGCTGGCGCCGGTGCTGTTCAAAGACAAGCTGAAAGCCGCCTTCGACCGGCAGCTGGCCGAGCGGGTGCGGGCCACGGTGCTCTACGACCCCGCCAACGTGGACGTAACCCTGCTCAGCACCTTTCCCGACCTGGCCCTGCGCCTGGAGCAGCTGCGCGTCATCGGCCAGGATTCTTTTGCCCGCGACACGCTGGCCTACCTGCCCCGCCTCGACGTGGGCCTGGACCTGATGAGCGTGGTGAGCGGCGGACCCATCAACATCAAGCACATTACCCTGGAGCAGCCCGACATCAGCCTGCGGGTGCTGAAAAGCGGCCGGGCCAACTGGGACGTGTACGTGTCGGACTCGGCGGCGGCGGCTAAGGGCCAGGACACCACGGCCGTGAACCTGGCCATCAAGGGCTGGGAGGTACGCAACGGCCGCCTGCGCTACGAGGACCTGACGATTCCGTTCGGCATGCAGGCCCGCGGCATCACCCATACCGGCTCCGGCGACTTCGCCCGCAACGTGTTCGACCTGGTCAGCCAGACCACCGCCGACAGCTTCTCGATGCAGTACGCCGGCACTGAGTACATCAGTCAGAAAAAGCTCACGGCCGACGTAACCATGGCCATGGACTTGGGCAAGATGCTGTTCACGTTCAAGGACAACCGGGTGCAGCTCAACGACTTCCCGGCTACCTTCCAGGGCGCCATCGGCCTGCCCAACGACACGGATATCACCTATGACCTGACGTTCAAAGCCCTCGAAACCGACTTCAAGAACATTCTGAGCTTGGTGCCGGGCGCGTACACGGCGCAGTTCAAAGACATTGAGGCGGCGGGCAAAGTGGCCTTCGACGGCTACCTGAAGGGCGTGCAGAACGCCATGAAGATGCCCGGCTATGGCCTCAACCTGCAAGTGAAGGATGGCAGCTTCCACTACCCCCAGCTGCCCCAGCGGGCCCGCAACATCAACGTGGACCTGGCCGTGGACAATCCTTCGGGCTTTACGAACAACGTGAAAGTGAACGTGAAGCAGTTTCACCTGGACCTGGGCCAGAACCCGATTGATGGCAACGTGGCCATCGATGGGCTGGAGCCCATGCGGGTGGACGGCCGGGTGAAGGCCCGCGTAGACCTGGCCGAGATGCTGAAGGTATACCCGGTGCAGGACCTGCTTTTGCGCGGGCAGCTGCTGGTGGACGGCACGGCCAAGGGCGTGTACTCCAAAACCCAGATGCCCGTGGTACAGGCCCGGCTCAACCTCACCAACGGCTACGTGAAGGCCAAGCAGGTGCCGGCGCCCATCGAAAACCTGACGCTAAACGGCACCGTCACCAACCCCACCGGCCAACTCAACGACACCCGCGTGGACATCCCGCAGTTTCGGATGCGGCTGGATGGGGAGCCGCTGGAGGGCCGCGTAGCTACCCAAGGCGTGGACAAAATGCAGTTTGACACCGACGTGCGGGGCGTGGTGGACCTGACCAAGCTCACCCGCATTTTCCCGCTGCAAGGCATGACCGTGACGGGCCGCCTCAACGGCAACGTGGCTGCCAAAGGCAACATGGCCGACGTGGAAGCTGGCCGCTACCAGAGCGTGGTGGCCTCGGGCACCGTAAACGCCCAGAATGTAACCTACAAGAGCACCGACCTGCCCCAGGGCATGCGCGTGACGCGGGCCACGGCCACGTTCAACAACAACCAGATTGCCCTGCGCGACATGGCCGGCTTCGTGGGGTCCTCGGACATTGCCGCCTCGGGCACCATCAGCAACTACCTGGGCTACCTGTTCACGCCCGGCCAGCCCCTGCGCGGCAACCTGACCGTGAACAGCTCCCGCTTCAACGTGAACGAGTGGATGGTGGACGAGGTAAGCCAGAAGCCCACCGTGGCCGCCACCGGCGCCGCCCCGGCCGCGGCCCAGGGTGTGCTGCCCGTGCCGAAGTACGTGGACCTGGTGCTGAACTCGACCGTGGGCCAGGTGCTCTACGACAACCTGAAGCTGGACAACGTGCGCGGCACCGTCACCGTGCGCGACGAAACCGCTCAGCTCAACAACCTGGCCTTCAATACGCTGGGTGGCGCCTTTGTCACTACCGGCTCCTACAGCAGCAAGAACCTGGCGCACCCGCGCTTCAACTTCGGGCTCAACATCAAAAACCTGGATTTTCAGAATGCCTTCCGGGCCTTCAACTCCGTAAAGCTGCTGCTGCCGCTGGCCTCGCAGGTAGAGGGCCTGTTTTCCACCAACTTCAACGTGAGCGGGGAAATGGGGCCCGACATGATGCCGGTGTACAGCACGCTCACCGGCAAAGGCCTGTTTGAGGTAGTGCGGGCGGCCGTCAGCGGCTCCAAAGTCATGAACCAGATCAGTGCCCTGACGCAGTTTCAGGAGCTGAAGCGGCTGGTGGTCGAGAACAAGGACGTGGCCGCCGAAATGCTCAACGGCAACTTCATTGTGAAGCCGTTTGACATCAACGTGGGGCAGATTAAGATGACGGTGGGCGGCTCCAGCAACGTGAATGGCAACCTGGAGTACGTCACGGCCCTGAACGTGCCCACGGGCCGGGTCGGCAACCAGCTCAATGCCCGCCTCACCCAGCTTACCGGCGTGCAGGACCTGGAAGGCACCGACCGGGTAACGCTGGGCCTCACCATTGCCGGCTCCATGAAGGACCCCGTGGTCAAGCTTAGCTCGGGCAGCGTGAAGGCCCAGGCCAAAGACCTGGTAAACAACATCGTGCAGGCCAAGGTGGACGATGCCAAGTTCCGCCTCCAGGCCAAAGCCAAAGTGGCCCAGGACAGCCTGCAACGGGAAGTGGCCCGCAAGCAAGAGGAGCTACAGGAAAAAGCTCGCCTGGAAGTGGAAAAGAAGCGCCTTGAAGCCGAAGCCAAAGTCCGCGACAAAGCCAAGCAGGGCCTCAATAACCTGCTGTTCGGCAAGCCCAAGCCTGCTCCCAAGCCCGCTGAGGAGCAGCCCAAAGCCGAGGAGCCCAAGCCCAGTGAGCCAACCCCGGCGGATAGCACGAAAACGGGACAGTAG
- a CDS encoding DUF4382 domain-containing protein: MKFFRYLPSVALLASLALAGCNNDNESAESRLQVRLMDAPGDFRSVFLDVRQIEVHLKEEKDPDGWQVLPFQAQTLNVLEYVNGKAALLVNTDFAPGTLKEIRLVLGPDSYVVGKDGQRYDLKTPSGQTSGVKLKLDKCEVREGETFQLLLDFDVAKSIVERGNWKPGNDKKERYLLKPVIRVITQDVQGTVRGLVTPTAALPQILAIRSSITVADTFSTAADASGAFQLSGLPSGTYRVEFFPTTTAPSGQNAYRNVVLPNVTVTNKQTTDVGTVRLQ; this comes from the coding sequence ATGAAGTTTTTCCGCTACCTCCCTTCCGTGGCGCTGCTGGCCTCCCTGGCCCTGGCCGGCTGCAACAACGACAATGAATCGGCCGAATCCAGGCTGCAAGTGCGCCTGATGGACGCCCCCGGCGACTTCCGCAGCGTGTTCCTGGATGTGCGGCAGATTGAGGTGCACTTAAAGGAGGAAAAAGACCCCGATGGCTGGCAGGTGCTGCCCTTCCAGGCCCAAACCCTGAACGTGCTGGAGTACGTGAACGGCAAGGCCGCCCTGCTGGTCAACACCGACTTTGCGCCGGGGACGCTAAAGGAAATTCGCCTGGTGCTGGGCCCCGACAGCTACGTGGTGGGCAAAGACGGCCAGCGCTACGACCTGAAAACCCCCAGCGGCCAAACCTCGGGCGTGAAGCTGAAGCTCGATAAGTGCGAAGTGCGCGAAGGCGAAACCTTCCAGCTCCTGCTCGACTTCGACGTGGCCAAGTCCATCGTGGAGCGCGGCAACTGGAAGCCCGGCAACGACAAAAAGGAGCGGTACCTGCTCAAGCCCGTCATCCGCGTTATTACCCAGGATGTGCAAGGCACGGTGCGCGGCCTCGTAACGCCCACGGCCGCCCTGCCCCAAATCCTGGCCATCCGCTCGTCCATCACCGTCGCCGACACGTTTAGCACCGCCGCCGATGCCAGCGGCGCCTTCCAGCTCAGCGGCCTGCCCTCCGGCACCTACCGCGTCGAGTTCTTCCCCACCACTACTGCGCCTAGCGGCCAGAATGCCTACCGCAACGTAGTGCTGCCCAACGTAACGGTAACCAACAAGCAGACCACCGACGTGGGTACGGTTCGGTTGCAGTAG
- a CDS encoding thioredoxin family protein: MSVLTPERLAGAHTYATYRRLIDDLQAQGLTTGPQQSAMLTDYTRLNVQRMQRLDKTAQVLPELQAAVAALPQPYVWLVLTEGWCGDAAQIVPVLEKIAQASQGRISTRYLLRDEHPDLMDQYLTNGGRAIPKLIVLHPDTLEEAAQWGPRPAQAQELFQEMKAQGATHEEFAEKLHGWYAKNKTQDTQLELLALVQQLAAAEVRG, translated from the coding sequence ATGTCTGTCCTGACTCCCGAGCGCCTGGCTGGCGCCCACACCTACGCCACCTACCGCCGGCTTATCGACGACTTGCAGGCCCAGGGCCTTACCACCGGCCCCCAGCAGTCGGCCATGCTAACCGACTACACTCGCCTGAACGTGCAGCGCATGCAGCGCCTCGACAAAACCGCCCAGGTGCTGCCGGAGCTGCAAGCGGCCGTAGCGGCGCTGCCGCAGCCTTACGTATGGCTGGTGCTGACCGAAGGCTGGTGCGGCGACGCGGCCCAGATAGTACCCGTGCTGGAGAAAATAGCCCAGGCCAGCCAAGGCCGCATCAGCACCCGCTACCTCCTGCGCGACGAACACCCCGACCTCATGGACCAGTACCTGACCAACGGCGGCAGGGCCATTCCCAAGCTCATCGTGCTCCATCCCGATACGCTGGAGGAAGCGGCCCAGTGGGGCCCCCGCCCCGCCCAGGCGCAGGAGCTATTTCAGGAAATGAAAGCCCAGGGCGCCACGCACGAGGAGTTTGCGGAGAAGCTGCACGGCTGGTACGCCAAAAACAAAACCCAGGACACCCAGCTCGAGCTGCTGGCTTTGGTGCAGCAGCTGGCGGCGGCAGAGGTGAGAGGCTAG
- a CDS encoding DinB family protein: MINTIEKLGAYTVWANETLLHHLDGLVAQGATLPAGSLRLFSHVLNAQAIWLGRLTNTPSPVKVWQEHDLAGLHHWHEQTSERFHQYSIQADETELHRLITYTNSIGEGYTSQVSDILTHVPVHGNYHRAQVAKELRAAGLEPINTDFITYCRELSAKAAAANVPSL; encoded by the coding sequence ATGATCAACACCATTGAAAAGCTGGGGGCCTACACGGTGTGGGCCAACGAAACGCTCCTTCACCACCTCGATGGCCTGGTAGCCCAGGGCGCTACGTTGCCGGCCGGGAGCCTGCGCTTGTTCAGCCACGTGCTCAATGCCCAAGCCATTTGGCTGGGCCGCCTCACCAACACACCCAGTCCCGTGAAAGTGTGGCAGGAGCACGACTTGGCCGGCCTGCACCACTGGCACGAGCAAACCTCCGAGCGGTTTCACCAGTACAGCATCCAGGCCGATGAGACCGAGCTGCACCGCCTCATTACCTACACCAACTCCATCGGCGAGGGCTATACCAGCCAGGTATCCGACATTCTGACTCACGTGCCGGTGCACGGCAACTACCACCGCGCCCAGGTAGCCAAGGAGTTGCGCGCCGCCGGTCTGGAACCCATCAACACCGACTTTATCACTTACTGCCGGGAGCTGTCGGCCAAGGCGGCTGCCGCCAACGTGCCCAGCCTGTAG
- a CDS encoding DUF6970 domain-containing protein has translation MRLPLFWAASSVAILLSAPACQRQVAVTTPTDTIMGTTGQTSTPAPTSKNTVTPVPAADQPAFDKAPRPQWLEAKIQQHMQAPKANPPIHIYSYRYEGQAVYYETTPCCDQFTNLYDAKGNLICHPDGGITGRGDGKCPDFGKSRTEEKLVWQDPR, from the coding sequence ATGCGTCTTCCTCTTTTCTGGGCTGCCTCCTCGGTAGCCATTTTGCTAAGTGCTCCGGCCTGCCAGCGCCAAGTGGCCGTTACTACGCCCACCGACACTATCATGGGCACCACGGGCCAGACCTCCACGCCGGCCCCAACCAGCAAGAACACCGTGACACCGGTGCCCGCCGCCGACCAGCCGGCCTTCGACAAGGCGCCCCGGCCTCAGTGGCTGGAAGCCAAGATTCAGCAGCACATGCAGGCCCCGAAAGCCAACCCGCCCATCCACATCTACAGCTACCGCTACGAGGGGCAAGCGGTGTACTACGAAACCACACCCTGCTGCGACCAGTTCACGAACCTCTACGACGCCAAAGGCAACCTGATCTGCCACCCCGACGGCGGCATTACCGGCCGCGGCGACGGTAAGTGCCCCGATTTCGGTAAAAGCCGCACCGAGGAAAAGCTGGTGTGGCAAGACCCACGGTAG
- a CDS encoding diacylglycerol kinase family protein: MASPEPRPPRRFPSLVRRRAASFGYAARGVWAALRTEVHLWFHAVATAAVVGLGLYFGLARWEWVAVALAVGAVWCAELLNTAIEAVVNLASPDYHPLAGRAKDVAAGAVLVMALAALVVGLLVFGPRVWQLAQAAGLV; this comes from the coding sequence GTGGCTAGCCCGGAGCCCCGGCCGCCGCGCCGGTTTCCGTCCCTGGTGCGGCGCCGGGCGGCCAGCTTTGGGTATGCCGCCAGGGGCGTGTGGGCGGCCCTGCGCACCGAAGTGCACCTGTGGTTTCATGCCGTGGCTACGGCGGCTGTTGTTGGCTTGGGCCTGTACTTCGGTCTGGCCCGGTGGGAGTGGGTGGCCGTGGCCCTGGCGGTGGGGGCGGTGTGGTGTGCCGAGCTGCTGAACACGGCCATCGAAGCCGTCGTCAACCTGGCGTCGCCGGACTACCACCCGCTGGCGGGCCGGGCCAAGGACGTGGCGGCCGGGGCCGTGCTGGTTATGGCCCTGGCGGCGCTGGTAGTGGGCCTGCTGGTTTTCGGGCCGCGGGTGTGGCAGCTGGCCCAGGCGGCGGGACTGGTGTGA
- a CDS encoding GNAT family N-acetyltransferase — MDFARNITLENARVRLRPLELTDFDDLKAVAFDEEIWRYLLTPMPRNSVELAAYLAQSLREREAGRRYAFAIIDKESSRVVGSTSYGNIALADGRLEIGWTWLGRDYQRTGINRAAKHLLLKYAFGELGCERVELKADARNWQSREAMRRMGATEEGTLRSHCLLPSGQRRDSVYFSILKSEWDQLRQTVFQQFDARG; from the coding sequence ATGGACTTTGCCCGCAACATCACGCTCGAAAACGCCCGCGTCCGGCTGCGGCCCCTGGAGCTAACCGACTTCGACGACCTGAAAGCCGTGGCTTTCGATGAGGAAATCTGGCGCTACCTGCTCACGCCCATGCCCCGCAACAGCGTGGAACTGGCTGCCTACCTGGCCCAGAGCCTGCGGGAGCGGGAAGCGGGCCGGCGCTATGCCTTCGCCATCATCGACAAGGAAAGCAGCCGGGTGGTAGGCAGCACCAGCTACGGCAACATCGCCCTGGCTGATGGCCGGCTGGAAATCGGGTGGACCTGGCTGGGCCGTGACTACCAGCGCACGGGCATCAACCGGGCCGCCAAGCATTTGCTGCTCAAGTACGCCTTCGGGGAGCTGGGCTGCGAGCGGGTGGAGTTGAAAGCCGACGCCCGCAACTGGCAGAGCCGCGAGGCCATGCGCCGCATGGGCGCTACCGAAGAAGGTACCCTGCGCAGCCACTGCCTGCTGCCCAGCGGCCAGCGGCGCGACTCGGTGTACTTCAGCATTCTGAAGTCGGAGTGGGACCAGCTGCGCCAGACGGTATTTCAGCAGTTCGACGCCCGTGGCTAG